The Bacteroidota bacterium genomic sequence TCTGTTTTTGATTTTAGCACAGAGCTTACAAACATTCTTTTCTTTTCAGTAACTTCTTTTCCTCCCCAACGCGAAGGCCAATGATTTATAAAAATATGAATTGTATCGGTATTTTTCAAAACACCTTTTGTGTAAAGAATATCTCTCGTTGTTCTGCTATTTTCAAAAGGGAAATTTATTTTGTAAAAATCATAGAAAACAACTTTAAAGACTTTTTTATTGTAAAGCAAAGCAACATCAATACCTCTTGAATCGGGTGATTCTTTATGGATGATATTGTAATTCATATTTTTAAGTGGAGTGTAGTGTAGTAATTCTTCCAAAACCAATCTATTCTCTACTTCACAAAGCCCAATAATTCCGGGATTTTCCCATTCGCTAATACTTATTAACACCTTTGAAATTTTTTGCAATTTATTGTAATACCTTGAAAAACCCCATTTTTTTTTGCCTTCAGGTAAAAACTCCTCATCACGTGTTTCAGGATTATTAATTGTATCAAATAAATTTTCAACATTATAAAATACAAAGCTTACAAGCTCTTCTTCGGTTTTTTCTTTATAACTTTGTCCTTGATTTGTCTTGTGTGAAACACAGGTGTAAAGCAACAAGGAGAAAAAGAAAACAAGAAATAGTATTATTGCTTTTCTTATTTTAGATATATTTTTCATTTATTCGGACTTAATATTGATGTTATTTGAAAATGCAAATTTTAAAAATTATTGAAAAAATACAATTACAAATCAGATTAACTTATTCACTTTTTAAAAAATATTATTTATGATACGTTCAATGACAGCTTTTGGGTCGGCAGTAAAAGAAACAGAAGACTTGATTGCAAAAACAGAAATAAAATCACTGAATAGCAAAAGTTTTGACCTTAGGGTGCGAATGCCATCAAAATATTCAGAGAAAGAAATTGGCGTTCACAAAAAACTTGAAAGACAACTTGTGAGAGGGAAAATTGATGTTTTTATAGCTGTTAAATTTTTAAAAGCATCAAAAATAAAAAGTGATATTAACACTAATCTTGCAATAGAATATTTCAATGATTTAAAAAAAATAACGAATAAGATAGATTTAAAAACTGATAATGCTTTAGAAATAATATTGAAAATGCCCGAAGTTATTAGCACACCAATAGCAATGGATTCAATAAATGAGGAATGGAGTGTAATTGAAAATTCAATTTTACTTGCAATAAAAGATTTGGATGAGTTTAGAATAAAAGAAGGAATATTGCTGAAAAGTGAATTAGCAAACTACCTCAATGAAATAGAACAGCATTACAATAGCGTTGATAAAATAAAAGATCAAAGAGTAGATAGGATTAAAGAAAAGTTAGAAAAAAAAATAAAGGAAATAACTTCTAATTTTGATAATGAAAGACTTGAACAAGAGTTGATTTTTTATATTGAAAAATTTGATATTACTGAAGAAATTGAAAGGCTAAAAATTCACATAAAACATTTTAGAGATACAATTGATATTGATAACAGTGGCAAAAAATTGAATTTTATAAGTCAGGAAATAGGTAGAGAAATAAATACGATTGGCTCAAAAGCCAATGACTCGGATATTCAAAAACATGTTGTTTCAATGAAAAATGAACTTGAAAAAATCAAACAACAATTATCTAATATTTTATAAAGAATGAAAAATAAAATAGTTGCCATAAGCGGTCCTTCAGGAACAGGGAAAACAACAGTTGTTAAGGAGCTTTTGAAAAAATTCCCTTCTTTTGGATTTTCTATTTCAGCAACTACTCGCCTAAAGAGAGATAAAGAAAAAGATAAAAAGGACTATTATTTTCTTAGTATTGATGATTTTAAAAACAATATTGCCGAAAACAATTTTATTGAATACGAAGAGGTTTACAGTGGAGTTTTTTATGGAACGATGTGGTCGGAAATAAAACGAATGTTTTCACAAAATTCAAACCCTCTTCTTGACATTGATGTTTTTGGTGCTTTAAACATAAAAAAATATTATAAAAATGATGCACTAATTATTTTCATTCATCCGGGAACAATTGATAATTTAAAAAACAGATTGAGAAAACGAAAGTCGGAAAGTGAAAGTAGCCTAAAAAAACGTTTGGCTAAAGCAAATGAAGAAATTTCATTTTCCAATAAATTTGATAAAATAATAATTAACGATAAAGATATAAAAAGTAGTGTTGATGAAGTTATTTCTGTAGTAAACGAATATCTAAATTTATAGAACCTTGCTTATGAAAATAGGATTATTTTTCGGCTCTTTTAATCCGATACACAACGGACATATTAGCATTGCAGAATCAATACTCAAGGCTTCTGATATTGAAAAGATTTGGTTTGTTGTTAGCCCTCAAAATCCGCTAAAGCCCCAAAACATTCTTATTGACGAAAACCACAGATTGAAAATGGTTGAAATTGCCACAGAAAAAAATAGTAAGTTGGAAGTTTGCGATATTGAATTTTCTCTTTCAAAGCCATCATTCACTTATAAAACCCTTGATGTTTTAAGGAGAAAATATTCCGAACATACCTTTATAATTATTATGGGTTCCGATTCGATTAATAATATTCATAAATGGAAGGAGTATAAAAAAATTCTATCAAGTTATAAAATATTTGTTTACCCAAGAGGAGAGAATAAAATTGAACCCCAAAATTCTCCAGATGAGGACATTGAATTTTTTAATTTTCCCATGATTGATATTTCCTCAACAAAAGTTCGTGAACTTATAAAAGAAGGCAAGACAATTAATAAGCTCACACATGCTTCTGTTATTGAATATATTAACTTGCATTTACTATACTCTTAATAATTTATTTTTATTAATGAGTTCAGTCCGAAAAGTAATTTTTGCCACAAAGACTCAAAGGATTAACAAAGTTTTGCCGTCATTGCGAACAAAAAAATAACTCGTCATTGCGAAGGAGGTATCCCGCATTTGCGGGAAAGCAATCTCATCCATAAAGCACAGTGTTTCAAAGCAACAGATTGCTTCGTCCTTTGTCCTCGCAATGACGGTTTTGAATTCATCTGTTTGTATTTGGGGTTATTATCAATAAATAATTAGTTTAATTGTTTTTGTGAATGTTGATGTTTTTATGGAGCAAAAATATATTCCCGGATTTATTAAATTTAAATAAAATTTCTCAGAATAAATTCCTTCTGAGTAATACTTGTTCTGAGAATAAATAATAGAAGTGTGTAATATTTATAACTCAAGTTTCGCATAATAATTCTGTATGCTAACATATTTATTATCTGACTGTTATATTATGGATTTTTTCTTAGTGCAACTTTGTGCCTTGGTGTCTTTGTGGCAAGATATTGATAATTAGCCACGAAGGCTCTAAGACACGAAGAATCACAAAGTATGAAACAATTCATTATGGAATTATTATACTACTGATTTTCTTTATGTTATCACAACTCGACATTTAATAAGTTTCAGAATATCAATTCTTTATATTCAAATGCGAAACTTAAGTTTATAATACATTATATTTTTATTGAAAATGTTAAACCATAATTATAATAATTAAGAGGTAATGCATAAAGTGCTTTATAGAAATGAAAATCATAAATATTAGTAAAAGAACCAACACTCTTAGAAAACTCAAACATAATAGAATATATATATTTGTTTTTATTAATTGAAAAACCTATACAACTTTCATAAAACATAGTTCTGTCTTTTTTTGAAAGATATGTATAATTATGATAATAAAAAATTTCATTAGGAGCATAACTACAATCTCTTTTAACATCTAATTGTTTCCGTTGATAATGACCGATTCCTGATTGAATAATTAATCTATTCTTATCAGTTAATTTTCGGGAATATTGTATATTTAAAATATAGAATTCTGCGTTCCAGTATTTTATATCATATTTCATGTTTATTATTCCATCATTATACTTTACAATTGATTCTGTAAATTTCATACGAGCTTTAGGAACATAATAAAAATTCTTGTAAATTTTACGTTCATAAAAAACTCCAACAGTAAATCCATAACCTACGGGTGTATTAAGGTATTTTTTTTCGTCTTCCCAATAATAATATATTTCTGATTTCTTATTTAAGTTATAATCATTAATTAAACTACTGAAAGATATTCCAAAATAATTTTTTTTAGATTTAATGCTATCCGCAGGTGTTTCAGAGAATAAATGCATAGAAAGAAATATAATAATGAATAATAGTATAGTCTTTTTCATAATGAATAATAAATGTTTATAAATGATGATAGTACAAAAAGAAAGGAATTATATTGGTAGCTTTGAACGCAACTTGGTATCAGGTTAATAATAAATAATTTTATCATAAGTTACCAAGGATATAACAAAAACACTATCCACTTTTACAGTTTTTTTACCATGCCTCATCAACGTTATTCTATAAGGCTGGTATGTATGACCTGTTGATAAGAATTCAAG encodes the following:
- the gmk gene encoding guanylate kinase translates to MKNKIVAISGPSGTGKTTVVKELLKKFPSFGFSISATTRLKRDKEKDKKDYYFLSIDDFKNNIAENNFIEYEEVYSGVFYGTMWSEIKRMFSQNSNPLLDIDVFGALNIKKYYKNDALIIFIHPGTIDNLKNRLRKRKSESESSLKKRLAKANEEISFSNKFDKIIINDKDIKSSVDEVISVVNEYLNL
- a CDS encoding YicC/YloC family endoribonuclease, producing the protein MIRSMTAFGSAVKETEDLIAKTEIKSLNSKSFDLRVRMPSKYSEKEIGVHKKLERQLVRGKIDVFIAVKFLKASKIKSDINTNLAIEYFNDLKKITNKIDLKTDNALEIILKMPEVISTPIAMDSINEEWSVIENSILLAIKDLDEFRIKEGILLKSELANYLNEIEQHYNSVDKIKDQRVDRIKEKLEKKIKEITSNFDNERLEQELIFYIEKFDITEEIERLKIHIKHFRDTIDIDNSGKKLNFISQEIGREINTIGSKANDSDIQKHVVSMKNELEKIKQQLSNIL
- the nadD gene encoding nicotinate (nicotinamide) nucleotide adenylyltransferase; protein product: MKIGLFFGSFNPIHNGHISIAESILKASDIEKIWFVVSPQNPLKPQNILIDENHRLKMVEIATEKNSKLEVCDIEFSLSKPSFTYKTLDVLRRKYSEHTFIIIMGSDSINNIHKWKEYKKILSSYKIFVYPRGENKIEPQNSPDEDIEFFNFPMIDISSTKVRELIKEGKTINKLTHASVIEYINLHLLYS